A segment of the Arachis hypogaea cultivar Tifrunner chromosome 5, arahy.Tifrunner.gnm2.J5K5, whole genome shotgun sequence genome:
TAAGATAACaagaaaatcattttttttaattatatattgaatatataaatatatattatttattatatttgatttaatttcagtTAACTATTGGTTAATCTTTGaacttttaatttgaatttctaaTTCTACTGATTCAATAATTGTTGgtgtaaaaactaatttaaataataattctgAGTTAggtgtaaagaaataaaatacaaTACAATATTGTGTTGCGCATTAACGTGCTGAACACATAAAATCATATTAGGCTATCAGTGTAGTAAACAAGTGAACATCTAGAATCGTCTGTCATCTGCTTGGTTAATTCATTTCCACGCACAGTTTTCCAGTCAAAAGAGATAAAATTACCAGTAAAATTGCTATACACTATACACTCAAAGTTAGTTCCTGCATCTACATATTCTCTATTCTTTCGAATACAAATTTCGAGATTTTCTTTTTCCGtttcttattattattctgtTCATTTTGCTTTCCTTCATCTCTGATCCTTCTTTAAAGTTGGTTTCTAGGAGTATTGAATCAGGCACCTTCAATCAATGCAATGAATGAGAATTAAACTCTGCTAAACTCTTAAAAGACAAATAAAGGGTTAGGACTGGGAACATAagcagataaaataaaataaaataaagaattgaaagaaaaagggaGGGAGCTCAAAATCATACATTTAATGTACCAAAAAGTCAGAAAAGGAAGAATTACATGTCCTATTATAGAATAATTTAGAGTGGAGGAACAAAAATCTTCCACACCTTAACATCACAATCCAAGCTGCCACTATAGACTAGAAAAGAAGAACCTTCATCACATGGATCACCATCATCAACGACCGTAGTCAAGCACTTAACTGGACCATTATGCCCTTCCAGAACAGCCAAACAAGAAtattcattgttattattaccCTTCCTCCACACCCTAATTGTTTTGTCAGCAGAACCACTACACACCAAATCAGATACCACAGCAAGGCACAATATGGACTTGGTGTGCCCTTTCAGTTTACCAACCACTACCATTTTACCATTAtaccctcctccttcttcttcttcttcttccaccgcCTCTCTTTTCTCCCAAACCAATATTGACCTGTCACATGCACCTGAATACAAGAGAGTTTCATCACAGCTGAGAGCCAAGGCATTTATCCCTGAGTTGTGCTTCTCTAAGATGTCCACTAGAATGTGTTTCTTTTCTCCTTCCACTCTCTTCCACACCTTGATCTTCTTATCCGCTGAACCACTGTAAACAAGTCCATCTGTGGAAACCGCCATTGCGTTTATGGCGTCCTCGTGTGCGTTGTTCACCTATCAATATAAAAGTTTAGTAATTTATCAATATATTTAActatcaattcaatttttttagtttagtaatttatcaatatgttttattttatatttttaaatattaatatttaattaataacaaaaaataataaattttaataactctAACATTTTTTTATCGAATAAGAAAATGATAGGTTTTCACATGATGATAATCATTAAATCTTCCTTGGAGTAGCCAAACTGAAAATGAATATGATGCGACACACGAGTTTTGCATACACGAGTGatgataaaaaattcaaaatgaaatatttttgtaTGAGAGTGACGTTGCTAACCGATTCCAAACATGTAAAGTCCCTTGTTCTCCAGATTTTGATTGTCCTGTCCCACGAAACAGAGTAAAGCAGGGCGCCGTCGCCGGACAAGGCGAGGACAGAAACGGTGTCGACGTGGTGAACCCAAGTGGACTTCTTGTGCCTCCGTATCTGGACATGGTTCTTGGGAATCAGCACCTTGGTGGCGCGGTCCCCGAGCGTGGGGAGCGTCGCTACTCGAGTACATTTCTGATTATGCGCTTCATTGTCGTGGCTTCTTATCTTCCAGACCCGGATTTTGTGGTCTTGATGAGCGCTAAAGAGCATGTCTGATTGAACTACTAGTGACTTCACAGCTCCTGTGTTGTAAAattaatatatgaaaaaaaatataaaccaaCTTTAAACAACTATAATTAATAAtgattgattttatattttttaaaaaatacaatttgaATAATCACTAATTAGTGAAAATTTGAAATATCAAGATATACGAATTATAGTATTAGATAACAAGTTGTGGCAATTTAAGAAAGCATTGTTCACAAAAAGAGGATTAATTAGAGTCACACCTTGCTTACTAAGCCCCAAATGATCTTTTGAAGCCGACTGCCTTGTAAAGATCTTATAAAATGAGGAGAATTATAAAGTGATAGAGTAAGGCTTTAATcactattaaatttataatttacacTATAGGTGGATCCTATTATCTTAATTAATTCAAGGTTAACATTCTCATTTTTTCACTTTACAAATTTGATGAAAGATAACATTGTCTGGTTCGTGAAGATAATTAAGTGTTGCTTCATAATATATAGCAGTGTACCTTTTCCGGCAAGTACCATGTTGGCGGCTGAACTTGAGTGGTGGTCAAATTCGGATTGGAGAAGGGAGCGGTCCCATGATCTGATTTCACGATCCGAAGAGCCAGTATAGAGGAAGTTTCCAGAAAGAGTTAGGGAGGAGACGTAGGAAGAAGTGTGGCCTTTGAGCGTGGCGAGGCAGTGGTGGTATGCGGCTGTGGAAGGGTGATAATGGGATTGTGAGTAATTAAGAGAAGTAACTGAGTTtagtctctcttcttcttcttgaagatggTTGTTGAAATAATGAGAAGATGAGGAAGAGCTACTATAAGATCGCGGGTATTCCATGATTCATCATCACATGGTCAAGGTtattaagagaaaaataatagtatgcATAGAAAGCGAAAtgagcttttatatatatataagctagGCAGAAACAAGTAACAACAACGTGTGGCCTACTTGTGTAATTGGTGCTTATGTATTTTACAGAAATTATACTTAGtgcatactaaaaattaattattaaattagttatttatataggatgtatattaaaaataagttaaataatatatgtatttataaataaatatataataattaatttaatgattagTTTTTCgtataagaataatattatatatttaaattttttataaattaaatctaaataaattaaataataaaatttaaaataatattagttatagTTAATTTCTGTTATGTTAGATtaatttaattaagaaaaagTCTAGGAATCAGAAGTTGCTGTCCctaacactcttttttttttaccaaagataggagattcgaacccgcaacctcttaattgagtatggagagaatatgccatttgagctattactcattgctCTTAGCACACTTCTTTAATTAatcttaattaacaaaaaaaattgaaatgtgtatgtagcattatttttagtataaatataatattttttttattttattacatgaAGTTTGAATTTCTATTTTAGGGTGTGTTAGATTTGTTACATAAATGATTTTGCTttgaacttttttctttttaaattgcaAGTCTTTCTCGGgataaacaaaaaaacaaaagaaaccgAGTTCTTAGAGTAAAATAATAGAGTACAAATAAATTTCGTAAATTTATATGGTTTGGATTGACAAAGTTAAGACAGAATATATTTGATCTAATTTCgtcaaaattttaaagaatttgaaagAATCATGTTGTTACTCAAAcaacaaaaaaggaaaataattcCTCTTCTTAAGGTTTCATTCTTCAATCTTAAAATACCTCTCTCAAAAAAGTTTATTGGGATCTTCTACTTTTTCATGTAATTTCAATTAAGCCTTAACTATAATAGGACAAGATACGAGtaattcaattgggatatatataTTTGATAGGAGAGCTAGATACTAAGAGTAGTTAAGCAACAAAAATAAGAGTAGGATAAAGCAACAGCAGTTAGCTAGATAGTGCCTAGTGATATTGATGATCCAGTAAAATCGGAGTTGGGTGTGTATGTGGGGCATGGAGGAGAAGCTAGATTGGTCCTGAATGTGTCAAAAGGTAAAAACTCACGTCCACgtgaatttatttttatataaaaattatttgataataattctCCATATCAACTTTAAACGAAAATAATTACATATCCATCTCTCTACTAAATAAAAAAGCCATTATAGAAAATGAGAACAACTTTGAACGCATTAGACGGGCAAACAAGTCACAAGGGAGTGTTGGGGAGGGTGGGTATAATGAAGGCACATACATACATATCTTTCttaataatgatgataataataataataataataatataatgggTCGTCACTCTCAAAATCTCTGTTGTCCTTCCTATAATCCTTTTCGCCCATTGGAAAGTAGTGTTGGCAGAAATCTTATTTGTTCTCTTGTTTGATAGGTAAATTCCAAATTAAAAGAATAGTAAACCTTCAATTAGTTTCTCACAGTTGTCAtatagaataattttatttttactattttttacatACCATATAAGTATAGGAAAACAATTTTCTTcacaatttaatttgaaaaatttactttaattcaattgaaaaaaaaaaataatatattattcatCATTTTGTATATTAAGGGATTAGATGACGTATATATGATGAAAAAATAACTTTGTCTATTATTAGAAAAATGGTAAATACTaaatttatcatttaaaataaataatattcatttataatatgtaacaattacaataaaaattattataacaaaatttatATCTAACAGAAAAAATAACTAAAAGTTATTTACATTTTATACAGGAAGTTTGAacctaaaaaaaagtaaaagtaaaatatatatccAACAGAAAAATTGTCGCAGACCAACTTGATATttaaaacaaataagaaaaagaaaaacatacaCACGCACACACGGGGACAAAGTTCTCAAAgcaaatatattttcaaaaaagtaATGAATCCAACTAATTACAATTTGTTATTATccattatatctattatatattttaaaattaaatttctttaattaataacataattaatataaaatattcttaaaaaaatttaattgatttgatttgatttatttaaatatattagttaattatttgatataactaaaataaatattaaattatttaatattttgttcgATCGTATTAAATTATAGCtaatcaattatttgatttgaactgaaataaataaaataattttgttttaatttatattaatatttttgtcttatgtattttaattaataatttttaaaagtatcataattaattaattatttatttaatttaattaagataaatatcaattatttaatattttattttataatattaattatttgtaattaattatttaatttaactataataaataaattaattttatctcaatttgtattaatttattcgctttatgtattttgattaacaatttttaaaaatattataatttttacatgATATATTTAtacgatatttttatttatttaacttattttattaagCTAAACAattgtaattaatttattatatcaattatttaatttaattattgagtttttttaatgtttagattATATTCTTTATgtacttaattttatttttaatttgagaaaTTAAGTGTTAAAATAACATCGATAAAtactgttttgtgtcttttttttttgacAAGATAAAAGTAAGCATATATTATATCCTATTTtctcttaataaaatttttattatctatcttaaaataaaaaaatattataaattacttTAAACAAATAAATCAGTCATTATTTTGAGAATATattatgtatttaattatatattcatattatttttaatcGTTTTACTAGAtgtttaaacttaaaaaaaatataaaactgtTTCTAAACACAaatacaattattttaatttaaaaataaacaaaatatattagTGAGTTCTACCAGATAATAACATTTTgtcatattattttaattttaaaaatgaatatGATATGTCGTATCAGCAGGTCCTGGCTCAGTAATCAGTACAGAAGTAATGCTATACCTAATTTGGCGTTCAAAGTTTGTCGGAGGACAAttttagaaaccatattatcgaAAAGATTAATTTGCTTAATGATGTCAATGAAGAAAGCAATAGGGTAGATTACTAGGGGGAATAAAGCACGCTTATCGCTAAAAGTTGAAAATTGTAAAATAGGTATAGGCTCCACGGTATATATGCACAAGTAGTGGAGGACATTTTCGTTTCTATTAGGTGACAAACTTTTGGATCATATAATCCTAACTTATACCTCTATTATGTTGTAAGATAGCATGTAGCTAGGCTTTATTTTGAATATAAGCTTACATTTTAttctataataattaaaatgacGAATAAATAatgttttttgtttatcttttgttgGCTTCTAAATTAAAGGGCCCTCTTTCTCCATGGTGCTTAGGGCTCTCCTAAGGAGTCGATCTAGCATTCAATCAATTTTCTTCTCTTCGGTTACATCCAgatcaataaataattaaatatggcTAATATAAGTGACGATCAAACTTCACTGAAAGAAAAGGACAAAGAACTAGAAGCGAAGAAGATGATGTCTTAACCATATTTATGAGAAGGACAACATTAGGTGTAACACCCTAAATTTGTCGACAATTTTAATGTTTAATAAATTTCATCAGTtgaaaattttaatgtttaataaatttcaattattaaattaatttttgaatttttattttattagataaattaatctttccgtaatattatttatttatataaaaaatataataattttataactttttagggATTATTATGCTTTTATTAGTGTTTTACTAATTTTTGGCAAGTCGTCGATGTAAATGATTGATTATCAAATGTATAGAAAAATTAAAGatggacaaaaaaaaaaagaaatgctgaaatatataaatatattaactttgtagaatttaaagttaaatgttacaataaaaatagaagaaaaaaaaataaatatcctgTCATACTTAggtaattctcaactcaaatttaTTAAACCTACTTAAAATTTTTGCTAACTTAAACATCAGAGTTTTTTACTGGTACTATCTCCTATTCTCACTCAAAGACCTTGGATAGCTTTGCCTTGCTAGAAAAGACATCAGAATCCTCATCAGAAGGAGTCTAGACTTCACGCCTATCACACCAATTTCAAGTATTCCTTGAAACATTAGTGTCAATTTCAGGGATCTGGAAGTCAACACCAAACCATCGGAAGCTCATCCAGAAGATGGACGTACTACATCCGATTTAGAATCTCACAGTGAAGACAGGAATCGAACACTCTTTATACCCCAATATTCAGAGAGGGGTAAGGATACTACTGAAGACAGGGGTAGAAGCGACTTAGGAAGACAAAGGCTAGGTTCTCAGGTCCACATTCTTGAAGGATCAAGAAACAGAAAAGCAATAGAGATTATGGAATTGGTTCATGGTCATCAAGGTTGTTTAAAACAGCTGGAAATCGAGCTAGAGAGACAATGCAAATCTAAACAACTGCTATGGAAGGAactgtgaattgaaagagagcttgaagaaaaattaaagagattGGAGTCTAACCTGAAGGGAAAAATCTCGGAGTGATCGGGATACAACCCCTTTGGGAAATGATGACACATTCTCAAAAGAAATCATGCAGGTTAGAGTAACAAAGAGCTTCAAGAGTCTGGACATGGATCTTTATGATGGCACCTCGGACCCATGACACTATCTAAGCAATTTTAAAAGTCACATATACTTGATAGATGCGTCTAATGTAACAAGGTGCAAAAACTTTTCAACTAATGAAGGGGTTTGACAACCTACTCCCTAGCTCAATCACTTGTTTTGACAACTTGGCCAAAAATTTCTTCATGTGATTTTTCATTCGAAAAGAAAAGGTCAAACATGCTTCGAGTCTCTTGGGTGTTAAATAAGAGGTCAGAGAGTCCCTTCAGGCCTACATAGAGAGGTTTAACAAAGCatcttttgaaatttaaaaatttacctACTACAACAGCTCTCATGGAACTTGTCAATAGTCTTAAAGATCCTTTCTCACAATCAATATCAAAGAGACATTCGACCTCTTTGTATGAAGTCCAACAACGAGttgagaagtatatcaacatagAGAAAACTACTCAAATAAAAAACTTGCAATAGGAAAAGGCAACCAAAATCAAACCCGCAACTAAGAAAatgagcaaaaaaagaaagaagaatataaTTCGTAAAGACTTTGAAGGTATTACTCATACACTGTTGCGAGTTTCGTTAGTCGATGTTTACGTAAAAATATGCCACACTGAAAAGATACCACTTCCAAGGCCAATTCAAATTATGAAAGGAGTAAATTGGTAAAAATACTGCAAATACTACAAAATCTATTACCACTCTACCAATGATTGTTATCATTTGAaaaatatgatagagaaattagTTAGAGAAGGACAATTGGACAAATACCTTATTGGAAGGCTGGGTGAATCCAACAaaaggaaaagggatgaggaagaAGATAGAGAAAAGCAAAGGCGACCAACAAGACCACCTGAGAAACATGTTCATGTAATCGCAAATGGGTTCGTAAGAGGAGAGATAACCAAGTCCTCTCACAAGAGACATTTGAAAGAAGTCTACCAAGTTGAGGAGAATGAAAAGATGCCCGACCTACCCACAATAACTTTCATGAAGGAACATGCAAATGGTATAATCCCTAGTTATGATGATCCAATAGTGATAATGATAATTCTAGCCAACGCCAATCTACACAGAACATTGGTAGATTTAGGAAGTTCAACAGACATCCTATTTAAGCTAGTCTTTGATAAGCTTAGTTTGGATGAAAAGAATTTAAAGGCATATCCAGATACTCTCTTTGAATTGAGAGATTCCCCAATCCAACTTCTAGGGTATATCACCCTTTATATTATCTTTGGCAAGGGATTAAAAGCGCAAACCATAAGCTTCAACTACATTGTAGTAGATATGGCTTCAGCTTATAAAGtcttaataggtcagacaacattAAACCGACTTGCTACAGTTGTGTTAACTCTACACCTTTGTATGAAATTTTTCACTTAGGAAGAAATAGCTACAATAATAGGAGATTAGAAATTGAGATAAAAAATGttataatgaaagtctaaacTTGCAAGGTTGTTCAAAAGGAAAGGAAGTTCATTCAATAGAACTTGGGGGTGTTTGAATAAGAGAAGACATAAAACTTCATCCTGAAAGAAAGACGACTATTGTGAGGGCTAATCTagagaaaaaattgaaagaagaCCTTATATGCTTTTTAAaggataatgtcgatctcttcgctaGAAAGCTTCAGACATGCCAAGTATCCAACCCACTCTCTTGTGTCATAACCTAGCCATCTAGTTCCTGACTTGTGCAGCAACGATGACAGAAGCTTAGCCCTAAAAGAGCACTGGTCGTGGATGAACAAATTCAAACTCTATTGGAAGCTGGATTTATTAAGGAAGTAAAGTACCCCTTGTAGCTAGCAAATGTAGTTTTGGTAAAGAAACAACTTGGGAAATGGAAGATGTGTATAGACTACACCGACCTTAACATCTTCTACATTGTCTCCATATCCATCTATAGGCTCAAAAGAATGAATAGGTTCATTCTAGTCCGGTCCAGTGACTCCAAATGTATCATTGAGCATTGCTATCATTGGATGTTGAGATGTCGAATCATCTTGTACAATATGACTAGTTTGATAAACTTGTGATCCAACTCCAACTGCTTCTTCACCATGCCAATACCAAATTTTGTAGTTTTTTGAAATGGTTTGACCATGATATGTTTAAAAACCTTCTCTCTTATTTGCCACTTGTCAAAACCACACACCGAACAAAGGCATTTAATTTGACAACCCCCCAAGAGATCGATGCTCAAAAGcaaaatctaaaaatttatttaaaccaTCCTTATACTTATGTGTGGTTCATGACTTTTCAATCCATGACTTATCGATTAAAGGTGAAGAGAAGTAATGTGCAAATTCATTAGAATCTATGGTGAGTTTCAGCACTTCGAAGCTTGGAAAAAATGTTGATGTAGTGTCCATAGCAACCAAACAAAACTGCAGAGTTACAATATTGCCTCTAGTGTGAAGAAGATAAACTATGAGAACAAAGCTATTGTGTGCACAAGACGTAAACTGTGGCACCCTCCAGTGGATTAGGGTGGCTGTTGATTCTTCATAAACCGCTAGAGCCTACAACGGTTTATGCGATGTCTCATTCCTTTAGAAACAGCTACACCTTTTAGCGGTTTTTACACTTTTTTCATGTAATCCGCGCTACCTTGTAGCAGATTACGTTCAACTTAAGTCTCTGATCCTTGTATCGATTTACATAGaataaaaaattgcaaaaatatctGTAATTTCAGAAAGTTGTAATCTAAtaaatttgaattctaattattttatttgagtaaCTTGCCCCgaaaaaaatgtaaaagaaaCTCAATAATTTTTTTGAGAACCAAATCAAATCCATCAAGAAGTTCAAACAGATAAAAACACAAAAAGGCAATAATAATTTTGGAAAAACCATCATGAATGATTATAGCATGCACAAATTTGATTGTGAGAAACGAAAAGCATGGAAGACAAACAACAAAAAAGTGATGATAGACAGAATCACTAGTGATAGGGAACAAAGCATATATTAATATAGTGATATAACCATGTTCTTTTCCGGtccaaaattaattataaacaaGAAAAGTCATGCTATTTTCCAATCCCAAATATCTAtgtttcaaaaataatttgttataactaattttttataatttaacaatTTTATCACTATTCATAGTAGTAGAATGCCTGAAAAATCCTACCTCGTAAAACCTAAGAATCTCGACGGAAAGAGAAACTCACAGCATAGTAGTTCGATGAAGGAGGCTGTAGCCGGAGGAGAACACCACCGGAGGAAAACATTGCTGGAGGAGATTTTCATTTCAACCTTGTTCTCACACAATGACAGCGTTTCAGTTTGTAGCATGGTAGCTCAATTGAGGAGATTATAGTTGGAAGAGAATGCGCCGCCAGAGGAGAACATTGCCAAAGGAGATTGTCGCTAGAGAGATTGTCGCTGCAGAGAGCATTTCAGATCACAACACACAATCATTGCTAGAAAGATCGTCAGAGGAGAATGTCGCTGAGAAGATCATCGCTGTATCAGATTATCGCTGGAGCAGATCGTCACTAGAGCAAAGCACGGtggttgataaaccgctattttacgatttattttgtattgaattgagtggatttatctattattctcacacttatgcatataattcgcatgttttatattttccttcctaattttgtgctataattaaaAGCAtctttctttggccttaaattttctaattttaatactctcttatttccattcgacaccgtgatatgtgtgttaagtgatttcaggttttttagggcaggaatggcttagatgatagaaaagaagcatgcaaaagtggaaggaacacaagaaaatgaagttttgagaagcaggcagtgacgcgcacgcgtggacgacgcgtacaagTGACCAATGCATCAAGCAAGCGACGCGTACACatgactaacgcgtacgcgtaTCGAGTGTCATGTGCTGTAATTTACAGAAAACgatggggcgatttctgagctgctttggacccagtttcaaacccgaaaacacatattagaggctgaaGAGTGGGGCGAATCAATCAATCAGTTACTCTCATACATagttttaggtttagatgtaggtttctagagagaggctctctcctctctctaggttttagggttcttagttttgtttcttctcaaattcagatttctaccttactttaatttagttttcttctacttttacttgtcctagtactttggtttatctaCTTGTCTTGTTGATTcccttatgttgccaatttagtttatgaattcttcatgttagattcaatttcctttttaatgcaatttgaggtatttcatgtttattgcttttttcttcatttgttattattgatttcttgcaattgttgattttagattttagattctcttattacttttctgtacttttatttcgtgccttccaagtgtttgatgaaatgcttggggg
Coding sequences within it:
- the LOC112802573 gene encoding protein JINGUBANG, giving the protein MEYPRSYSSSSSSSHYFNNHLQEEEERLNSVTSLNYSQSHYHPSTAAYHHCLATLKGHTSSYVSSLTLSGNFLYTGSSDREIRSWDRSLLQSEFDHHSSSAANMVLAGKGAVKSLVVQSDMLFSAHQDHKIRVWKIRSHDNEAHNQKCTRVATLPTLGDRATKVLIPKNHVQIRRHKKSTWVHHVDTVSVLALSGDGALLYSVSWDRTIKIWRTRDFTCLESVNNAHEDAINAMAVSTDGLVYSGSADKKIKVWKRVEGEKKHILVDILEKHNSGINALALSCDETLLYSGACDRSILVWEKREAVEEEEEEGGGYNGKMVVVGKLKGHTKSILCLAVVSDLVCSGSADKTIRVWRKGNNNNEYSCLAVLEGHNGPVKCLTTVVDDGDPCDEGSSFLVYSGSLDCDVKVWKIFVPPL